In the genome of Arcobacter sp. F155, one region contains:
- a CDS encoding cation acetate symporter translates to MFRILALLSIFAVAVFAAGDANFEASQRELNIPAIIMFFIFVGGTLGITYWAAKKTKSASDFYTAGGGISGFQNGMAIAGDYMSAASFLGISGLVYLSGYDGLIYAVGFLVGWPVILFLLAERLRNLGKFTFTDIAAFRLGQKEIRTLAAFGSLAVVTLYLIAQMVGSGKLIQVLFGLEYEYAVILVGVMMIIYVTFGGMLATTWVQIIKAVLLLSGVSFMGFMVLSHFGFSFEALATKAVESHEKGQAIMAPGGFISDPVSAISLGLALMLGTAGLPHVLMRFFTVGNAKEARKSVVYATGFIGYFYLVIAIIGLGAIVFLNSDAGAAYFVDGKLFGGNNMAAIHLSHIVGGNVFLGFISAVAFATILAVVAGLTLAGASAISHDLYASVINPNATEEQEIRVSKIAVIVIGFIGVILGIAFEQQNIAFMVGLAFAIAASANFPILFLSIYWRKLTTRGAFIGGIVGLATAVILVVVGPIVWVDILGNKEALFPYKHPALFSVSAAFIAIWFFSITDKSQRAKDEEKAFEAQNIRAQTGFGAAGAVDH, encoded by the coding sequence ATGTTTAGAATATTAGCACTTTTATCAATCTTTGCTGTTGCAGTATTTGCAGCAGGTGATGCGAACTTTGAAGCATCACAGAGAGAACTTAATATTCCAGCAATCATTATGTTCTTTATTTTCGTTGGTGGTACTTTAGGAATTACTTATTGGGCAGCTAAAAAAACTAAATCTGCAAGTGACTTCTATACTGCTGGTGGTGGTATTTCTGGTTTTCAAAATGGTATGGCAATTGCAGGTGATTATATGTCTGCAGCATCATTCCTTGGTATTTCTGGACTTGTTTACTTAAGTGGTTATGATGGTTTAATTTATGCAGTTGGGTTCTTAGTTGGTTGGCCTGTAATTTTATTCTTATTAGCTGAAAGATTAAGAAACTTAGGTAAATTTACTTTTACAGATATCGCTGCATTTAGATTAGGTCAAAAAGAGATTAGAACATTAGCTGCATTTGGTTCATTAGCAGTTGTTACACTATATCTTATTGCACAAATGGTTGGTTCAGGGAAACTTATCCAAGTATTATTTGGATTAGAGTATGAATATGCAGTAATCTTAGTTGGTGTTATGATGATTATTTATGTAACTTTTGGTGGTATGCTTGCAACTACTTGGGTACAGATTATTAAAGCTGTTTTATTACTTTCAGGTGTATCATTTATGGGATTCATGGTATTAAGCCATTTTGGATTCTCTTTTGAAGCATTAGCTACAAAAGCTGTTGAATCACACGAAAAAGGTCAAGCTATTATGGCTCCAGGTGGATTTATTTCTGATCCTGTTTCTGCTATTTCACTTGGACTTGCTTTAATGCTTGGTACTGCAGGACTTCCTCACGTACTTATGAGATTCTTTACAGTTGGTAATGCTAAAGAAGCTAGAAAGTCTGTTGTTTACGCAACTGGTTTCATTGGTTACTTCTATTTAGTAATTGCTATTATTGGTCTTGGAGCAATTGTATTCTTAAACTCTGATGCTGGAGCTGCATACTTTGTTGATGGTAAACTATTTGGTGGAAACAACATGGCTGCAATTCACTTATCACACATTGTTGGTGGTAATGTATTCTTAGGATTTATTTCAGCTGTTGCATTTGCTACAATTTTAGCAGTTGTTGCAGGACTTACTCTTGCTGGTGCATCTGCAATTTCACATGACCTTTATGCTTCTGTTATTAATCCAAATGCTACAGAAGAGCAAGAGATTAGAGTTTCTAAAATTGCTGTTATTGTAATTGGATTCATTGGTGTTATATTAGGTATTGCATTTGAACAACAAAATATTGCATTTATGGTTGGTCTTGCATTTGCTATTGCAGCATCTGCTAACTTCCCAATTCTATTCTTATCAATTTACTGGAGAAAGTTAACTACTAGAGGTGCATTTATCGGTGGTATTGTTGGTTTAGCAACTGCTGTTATTCTAGTTGTTGTTGGTCCAATTGTTTGGGTAGACATTTTAGGAAATAAAGAAGCTTTATTCCCATATAAACACCCTGCACTATTCTCTGTTTCTGCAGCATTTATTGCAATTTGGTTCTTCTCTATTACTGATAAGTCTCAAAGAGCAAAAGATGAAGAGAAAGCATTTGAAGCTCAAAATATTAGAGCTCAAACTGGTTTCGGAGCTGCAGGAGCAGTTGATCACTAA
- a CDS encoding DUF485 domain-containing protein, translated as MNDELVAKIKANPSYQDLVKKRSSLALKLAIFVLAIFYAFILTIAFEPSVLGIKTGEGVMTIAFPVAAAIIIVSFFTTLIYVKKANGEFEDLIDQVRQDVKDEL; from the coding sequence ATGAATGACGAATTAGTAGCTAAAATTAAAGCTAATCCAAGTTACCAAGACTTAGTTAAAAAAAGGTCTAGTTTAGCATTAAAACTTGCAATCTTTGTACTTGCAATTTTTTATGCATTCATCTTAACTATTGCATTTGAACCATCTGTTTTAGGAATTAAAACTGGAGAAGGTGTAATGACAATAGCATTTCCTGTAGCGGCAGCTATTATTATAGTTAGTTTTTTTACAACATTAATTTATGTAAAAAAAGCAAATGGTGAGTTTGAGGACTTAATTGATCAAGTAAGACAAGATGTAAAGGATGAGTTATAA
- a CDS encoding 3'-5' exonuclease translates to MFKNFINSWRKKKLLNKKYEYLFDDPPKDEYVCLDCETTGLNPRKDEILSIGAVHIKKNKVLMRKTLNIFVKPSMKITEESIKIHQIRPIDLENGQDPKDAILELLEFIGNRPIVGYYIKFDIAMISKYTKELIGVSLPNRQVEVSSMYFKTKKRSSDYEFVDLKFDTILKELDIPELGKHDALNDAIMTSMIFLKLRDLSPANSTFYTG, encoded by the coding sequence ATGTTTAAGAACTTTATTAATTCATGGCGAAAGAAAAAACTTCTAAATAAGAAGTATGAGTATCTATTTGATGATCCACCAAAAGATGAGTATGTTTGTTTAGACTGTGAGACAACAGGACTTAATCCTAGAAAAGATGAAATCCTTTCTATTGGGGCAGTTCATATAAAAAAGAATAAAGTATTAATGAGAAAAACATTAAATATTTTTGTTAAACCATCAATGAAAATTACAGAAGAGTCAATTAAAATACATCAAATTAGACCTATTGATTTAGAAAATGGCCAAGACCCAAAAGATGCAATCCTTGAACTTTTAGAATTTATAGGAAATAGACCTATTGTAGGATATTACATTAAATTTGATATTGCGATGATATCAAAATATACAAAAGAACTAATTGGAGTATCTCTTCCAAATAGACAAGTTGAAGTATCATCAATGTATTTTAAAACAAAAAAAAGGAGTTCAGATTACGAATTTGTGGACTTAAAATTTGACACAATTTTAAAGGAATTAGATATTCCAGAACTTGGAAAACATGATGCATTAAATGATGCAATTATGACATCTATGATTTTCTTAAAATTAAGAGATTTATCTCCAGCAAATTCTACTTTTTATACTGGATAA
- a CDS encoding DUF294 nucleotidyltransferase-like domain-containing protein, producing MSLRDQKAFLSNIHPFELLTEEQMDHCIRHMDIAYYAKGEVLITPEKIPNHFFVIIKGIVHEYNEDQVLMDFHYQDSFDANSLIYGKTKNSFKVYEDLICYEIEKDIFLELIEKNDGFKNFFLNNLVNKFQTLKDKEYTSELSSFMIAKVEDTILHPPCIVEKGTKLIDAIDESMQRNTSTIIVRGENNEHGIITDSLLKIKVLLEGRDLNIPVEEIAIFPILSVNLDDYLFEALTLLIKKNIKRVGVVNSKGEILGILEQIDVLSHFANHTYVVDSKIKNAKTLKDLKEASEELVDTVKTLNAKGVKVNHISSLIGQLNTKVYKKIYKFIVPEELQKNACLIVMGSEGRNEQIIKTDQDNALVVKNGIDVEQYRPYMQEITDTLIDFGYPPCEGNIMVSNPFWCKTVEEYKKETARWIEAPDMQNYMDLAIFFDSFAVAGDKELLINLKDDLFNKLHDKDVFMAYFAKATLTFDTPSTVANFMTKTYNIDVKKTGVFPIVQGIRSLSLRERIRETTTVKRIQILREMKVLEDETASELLEAFEVLNTLRLKAHLQKLQDGREIDNEVDTHSLGKIERDLLKDSFKIVNNFKKFITYTFKIDKIS from the coding sequence ATGAGTCTTAGAGATCAAAAAGCTTTTCTTTCAAACATTCACCCTTTTGAATTGTTAACAGAAGAACAAATGGACCATTGTATTAGACATATGGATATTGCATACTATGCAAAAGGTGAAGTTCTTATTACTCCTGAAAAAATACCTAATCATTTTTTTGTAATCATTAAAGGTATTGTTCATGAATATAATGAAGACCAAGTTCTTATGGACTTTCACTATCAAGACTCATTTGATGCGAACTCTCTAATCTATGGAAAAACTAAAAACTCTTTTAAAGTCTATGAAGACCTGATTTGTTATGAAATTGAAAAAGATATATTCCTTGAACTAATTGAAAAAAATGATGGCTTTAAAAACTTCTTTTTAAACAATTTAGTTAATAAATTTCAAACACTAAAAGATAAAGAGTATACCTCAGAACTATCTTCATTTATGATTGCAAAAGTTGAAGATACTATTTTACATCCACCTTGTATTGTTGAAAAAGGAACAAAACTTATTGATGCAATTGATGAATCAATGCAAAGAAATACTTCAACAATTATAGTAAGAGGTGAAAACAATGAACATGGAATTATTACTGACTCCTTACTTAAAATAAAAGTTTTATTAGAAGGTAGAGATTTAAATATTCCTGTTGAAGAGATTGCTATTTTCCCTATTTTAAGTGTAAATCTAGATGATTACCTTTTTGAAGCTCTAACTTTATTAATCAAAAAAAATATAAAAAGAGTAGGAGTTGTAAACTCAAAAGGTGAAATACTAGGTATTTTAGAACAAATTGACGTATTATCTCATTTTGCAAATCATACTTATGTTGTTGATTCAAAAATCAAAAATGCTAAAACATTAAAAGATTTAAAAGAAGCAAGTGAAGAGTTAGTTGATACAGTAAAAACACTTAATGCAAAAGGTGTAAAAGTAAATCATATTTCAAGTTTAATTGGACAACTAAATACAAAAGTTTATAAAAAGATTTATAAATTTATTGTTCCAGAAGAACTTCAAAAAAATGCTTGTCTTATAGTTATGGGAAGTGAAGGAAGAAATGAACAAATTATAAAAACTGACCAAGACAATGCATTGGTAGTTAAAAATGGAATTGATGTAGAACAATATAGACCATATATGCAAGAGATAACTGATACACTTATTGACTTTGGATACCCTCCTTGTGAAGGTAATATTATGGTATCAAATCCATTTTGGTGTAAAACAGTTGAAGAGTATAAAAAAGAGACTGCAAGATGGATTGAAGCCCCTGATATGCAAAACTATATGGATTTAGCAATCTTCTTTGACTCATTTGCAGTTGCAGGAGATAAAGAGTTATTAATTAATCTAAAAGATGATTTATTTAATAAACTGCATGATAAAGATGTATTTATGGCATACTTTGCAAAAGCAACTTTAACTTTTGATACCCCAAGTACAGTAGCAAACTTCATGACTAAAACCTATAATATTGATGTTAAAAAAACAGGTGTATTCCCTATTGTTCAAGGAATTAGAAGTTTAAGTCTTAGAGAAAGAATTAGAGAAACAACTACTGTTAAAAGAATTCAAATCTTGCGAGAAATGAAAGTTTTAGAAGATGAAACTGCTAGTGAGTTATTAGAAGCTTTTGAAGTTTTAAATACTTTAAGACTAAAAGCTCATTTACAAAAACTTCAAGATGGAAGAGAGATTGATAATGAAGTTGATACACACAGTTTAGGTAAAATCGAAAGAGATTTACTAAAAGATAGTTTCAAGATTGTTAATAACTTTAAAAAGTTTATAACTTACACATTCAAAATTGATAAGATTTCATAA
- a CDS encoding sodium:solute symporter family protein yields the protein MELQSLIYLFVGISFAIYIGIALWAKAGSTKDFYVAGGGVHPVANGMATAADWMSAASFISLAGIIAFKGSDGGAYLMGWTGGYVLLAMLLAPYLRKFGKFTVPDFVGDRYYSNVARTVAVIAVIFVSFTYVAGQMRGVGIVFSRFLQVDVNTGVVIGMAIVFFYSVLGGMKGITYTQVAQYVVMIFAYMIPAIFLSLQVTDTFLPQLGVFGTTVFEFHDGVKAIPEGTYLLHALDSAVTDLGFKAYTEPGNLWNMFMLTTALMLGTAGLPHVIVRFFTVPTVQDARISAGWALVFIAIMYTTISAVSAFSRLNLIKNVQNVEYSAFVNGELKHADGTPNNGNWFKTWENGGLIAWTDRNGDGKIQYAPGAAFDGAKGKPSFDGEKVGEHGERVTTNGKPAANTGKIENELYVDRDIMVLANPEIANLPNWVIAFIAAGGLAAALSTAAGLLLVIASAISHDLMGQVIFRDPETGKSKLTEKSELMWARVSAVVAICIAGYLGINPPGFVAQVVAFAFGLAAAAFFPTIILGVFDKRMNKEGAIAGILTGLIFTFGYIIYFVFLGGNPEDYFLGIHPTGIGTIGTVLHLIVALVVSRMTPEPPQHIQDLVESIRLPNNAGEAHDH from the coding sequence ATGGAATTACAATCATTAATTTACCTATTTGTAGGTATTTCATTTGCAATTTATATTGGTATTGCACTTTGGGCAAAAGCAGGATCTACTAAAGATTTCTATGTAGCTGGTGGAGGTGTTCACCCAGTAGCAAATGGTATGGCAACTGCTGCAGACTGGATGTCAGCTGCTTCATTCATTTCATTAGCAGGTATCATTGCATTTAAAGGTTCTGATGGTGGTGCTTATTTAATGGGTTGGACAGGTGGATACGTTCTACTTGCTATGTTACTAGCTCCTTATTTAAGAAAGTTTGGTAAATTTACAGTACCTGATTTCGTTGGTGATAGATACTATTCAAATGTAGCTAGAACTGTTGCGGTAATCGCGGTTATTTTCGTTTCGTTCACATATGTTGCTGGACAAATGAGAGGTGTTGGTATTGTATTCTCTAGATTCTTACAAGTTGATGTAAATACAGGTGTTGTTATTGGTATGGCAATTGTATTCTTCTACTCAGTACTTGGTGGGATGAAAGGTATTACTTATACACAAGTTGCACAATATGTTGTTATGATTTTTGCATATATGATTCCTGCAATTTTCTTATCATTACAAGTAACTGATACATTCTTACCACAATTAGGTGTATTTGGAACAACTGTATTTGAATTCCATGATGGTGTAAAAGCTATTCCTGAAGGAACCTATCTGTTACATGCACTTGATTCTGCTGTTACTGATTTAGGATTCAAAGCGTATACTGAGCCAGGTAACTTATGGAACATGTTCATGTTAACAACTGCATTAATGCTTGGTACTGCTGGTCTTCCACACGTTATTGTTAGATTCTTTACAGTTCCAACTGTACAAGATGCTAGAATTTCTGCTGGTTGGGCATTAGTATTCATTGCTATTATGTATACAACTATTTCAGCTGTATCTGCGTTCTCAAGATTAAACTTAATCAAAAACGTTCAAAATGTTGAGTATTCAGCGTTTGTAAACGGAGAATTAAAGCATGCTGATGGAACTCCAAATAATGGTAACTGGTTTAAAACTTGGGAAAATGGTGGATTAATTGCTTGGACTGATAGAAATGGTGATGGAAAAATCCAATATGCACCAGGTGCAGCATTTGATGGAGCAAAAGGTAAACCTTCATTTGATGGTGAAAAAGTTGGTGAGCATGGTGAAAGAGTTACTACTAACGGTAAACCAGCAGCTAACACTGGAAAAATTGAAAATGAGCTTTATGTAGATAGAGATATCATGGTACTTGCTAACCCTGAGATTGCTAACTTACCTAACTGGGTAATTGCATTCATCGCAGCTGGTGGTCTTGCAGCAGCATTATCTACAGCAGCAGGTCTATTACTTGTAATTGCTTCAGCAATTTCACATGACTTAATGGGTCAAGTAATCTTTAGAGATCCAGAAACTGGAAAATCTAAATTAACTGAGAAATCAGAATTAATGTGGGCGAGAGTTTCAGCAGTAGTTGCAATTTGTATTGCAGGGTACTTAGGAATTAACCCTCCAGGTTTCGTTGCACAGGTTGTTGCATTTGCATTCGGTCTAGCTGCAGCAGCATTCTTCCCAACAATTATCCTTGGGGTATTTGATAAGAGAATGAACAAAGAAGGTGCGATTGCTGGTATTTTAACTGGTCTAATCTTCACATTCGGATACATTATTTACTTTGTATTCTTAGGTGGAAATCCAGAAGATTACTTCTTAGGAATTCACCCAACAGGTATTGGTACAATTGGTACAGTGTTACACTTAATTGTAGCTCTTGTAGTATCTAGAATGACTCCTGAGCCACCACAGCATATTCAAGATCTAGTAGAATCTATTAGACTTCCAAATAACGCTGGTGAGGCACACGATCACTAA
- a CDS encoding DUF4212 domain-containing protein, with protein MSPEKAQAYWKENISTILKLLVVWFVVSFGCGILFINELNTIEISGVKLGFWFAQQGSIYVFVVLIFVYVAKMGAIDEKYGVHE; from the coding sequence ATGAGTCCAGAAAAAGCTCAAGCTTATTGGAAAGAAAATATTTCTACAATCCTTAAACTATTAGTTGTTTGGTTTGTTGTTTCTTTCGGTTGTGGAATTTTATTCATAAATGAACTTAATACTATTGAAATCAGTGGTGTTAAATTAGGTTTCTGGTTTGCCCAACAAGGGTCTATCTATGTTTTCGTAGTCCTAATTTTTGTATATGTAGCAAAAATGGGTGCAATTGACGAAAAATATGGCGTACACGAATAG
- a CDS encoding response regulator transcription factor, with the protein MKILLLEDEIMLNNAISEYLKDIGHMVESFTNGEDVIENVDTSYDLLILDINVPKKDGFEILQELNDKKIYIPTIYISALLDIEDITRAYDLGCREYIKKPFHLEELGIKINQILKKDQNNTTHIRFSENYSYSKNEKTLYFNGEPQTLTKKQLDIIHILALNINMIVDFERFRVDIWGGENIDNPTIRAEISRLKKALKEDFIKNIRGLGYKIDRYYSV; encoded by the coding sequence ATGAAAATACTACTTCTTGAAGATGAAATAATGTTAAACAATGCGATATCTGAATATTTAAAAGATATCGGACACATGGTTGAGAGTTTCACAAATGGTGAAGATGTTATCGAAAATGTTGATACTAGTTATGATTTACTTATACTAGATATAAATGTACCCAAAAAAGATGGCTTTGAAATTCTACAAGAACTCAATGATAAAAAAATCTACATTCCTACAATATACATATCAGCTTTATTAGATATTGAAGATATTACAAGAGCATATGATTTAGGTTGTAGAGAGTACATTAAAAAACCTTTTCATTTAGAAGAGTTAGGTATAAAAATAAACCAAATTCTTAAAAAAGACCAAAACAATACTACTCATATAAGATTTTCAGAAAACTACTCTTATTCAAAGAATGAAAAAACTCTTTATTTTAATGGTGAACCACAAACACTTACTAAAAAACAGCTAGATATTATCCATATTTTGGCACTTAACATCAATATGATTGTAGACTTTGAGAGATTCAGAGTTGATATCTGGGGTGGGGAAAATATTGATAATCCTACAATAAGAGCAGAAATTTCAAGACTTAAAAAAGCACTAAAAGAGGATTTTATCAAAAATATCCGAGGTTTAGGCTACAAAATTGACAGATATTATTCTGTTTAA
- a CDS encoding cache domain-containing protein, with translation MIRAKSLYHLILYSIIFIIFLTSSFTFIIIDNAFDDFNEKIQIMKNDYFSKQKDLIEADIRKTTKFIDYYHNKYKDTKTEQEIKNDVLHAIEMMREVENINDYVFIYDFEGTSVYYPISRNNIGKNLYEFTDPTGKRVIKELVDISQKKNGGFVKYIWYKPELKDEALKISYALSYKPWNWTIGKGIYLDEIDALIKEKKKEHDEKISNYILQILSLTIMLVLYSIFIYKNATILIVNDVKEIGRYFKETQKSDTRISQNRLIFGEFKVIANYAYDAMHNIKDKNQMLEGLNKHLEEKVDEQTKALSDLLESQKRFLKNSVHEVNTPLSIIRTNIDLLKRHTPTNKYIANIESGAKIIQYIYDDLSYLIKKDRVEYPKEYINFSEYLIERLNFFDSIAKANDLYFINNIEEDIYIKFNHTELQRIVDNNISNSIKYSKPKSPIYIRLSYFNDEIVEFSVKTNSEMIENKEKIFSDFYRENNSRGGFGLGLRIVKEICDKNLVIINLDSNDKDTKFTYRFRINENTTS, from the coding sequence ATGATCCGTGCAAAATCTTTATACCACCTAATTCTTTACAGTATCATTTTTATTATCTTTTTAACATCATCATTTACTTTTATTATTATTGACAATGCTTTTGATGATTTTAATGAAAAAATTCAAATAATGAAAAATGACTATTTTTCAAAACAAAAAGATTTAATAGAAGCTGATATAAGAAAAACAACTAAGTTTATAGATTACTATCACAATAAATACAAAGATACTAAAACAGAACAAGAAATCAAAAATGATGTTCTTCATGCAATAGAGATGATGAGAGAAGTTGAAAATATAAATGACTATGTATTTATATATGACTTTGAAGGAACATCAGTATACTACCCTATTTCAAGAAACAACATAGGTAAAAACCTTTATGAATTTACAGACCCAACAGGAAAAAGAGTAATCAAAGAACTTGTTGATATCTCTCAAAAGAAAAATGGTGGTTTTGTAAAATATATATGGTATAAACCCGAATTAAAAGATGAAGCACTTAAAATCTCTTATGCCTTATCATATAAACCTTGGAACTGGACTATTGGAAAAGGTATCTATCTAGATGAGATTGATGCACTTATCAAAGAGAAGAAAAAAGAGCATGATGAAAAGATCTCAAACTATATTCTTCAAATATTATCATTAACTATTATGTTAGTTCTTTATTCAATCTTTATATATAAGAATGCCACAATTTTAATTGTAAATGACGTAAAAGAGATAGGAAGATATTTTAAAGAGACACAGAAGTCAGATACTAGAATAAGTCAAAACAGACTTATCTTTGGAGAGTTTAAAGTTATTGCAAACTATGCATATGATGCAATGCATAATATAAAAGATAAAAACCAAATGCTTGAGGGTTTAAATAAACACCTAGAAGAAAAAGTTGATGAACAAACAAAAGCATTAAGTGACCTATTAGAGTCACAAAAAAGATTCTTAAAGAATTCAGTTCATGAAGTAAATACCCCTTTATCTATTATTAGAACAAATATTGATTTACTTAAAAGACATACTCCAACAAATAAATATATTGCAAATATTGAAAGTGGAGCAAAAATAATACAATACATTTATGATGATTTATCATACTTAATTAAAAAAGATAGAGTTGAATATCCAAAAGAGTACATTAACTTCTCAGAATATTTAATTGAAAGACTTAATTTCTTTGATTCAATTGCAAAAGCAAATGATTTATACTTTATTAACAATATTGAAGAAGATATATATATAAAATTTAATCATACAGAATTACAAAGAATTGTTGATAATAATATTTCAAACTCTATTAAATACTCAAAACCGAAATCACCTATTTATATAAGACTATCTTACTTTAATGATGAAATTGTGGAGTTCTCTGTAAAGACAAACTCTGAGATGATTGAAAATAAAGAGAAGATATTTAGTGACTTCTATAGAGAGAACAATTCTCGTGGTGGCTTTGGTTTAGGGCTGAGAATTGTAAAAGAAATATGTGATAAAAATTTAGTTATAATTAATCTTGATTCAAACGATAAAGATACAAAATTTACGTATAGGTTTAGAATAAATGAAAATACTACTTCTTGA
- a CDS encoding CinA family protein, with protein MFTQQDMQELQNLLKLHKKTITTAESCTGGLIASKITEIAGSSNIFNGAIVSYSNEIKSQELNVKKETLEKFGAVSIQVVEEMLEGAIKKFNADYAIAVSGVAGPDGGTKNKPVGTVVIGIMGLQEGKDIEICHFSGARNEVQNKAAEKSLQKISKFFQKTLDK; from the coding sequence ATGTTTACTCAACAAGATATGCAGGAACTACAAAACCTGCTTAAACTTCACAAAAAGACTATTACAACAGCTGAAAGTTGCACAGGTGGTCTTATCGCTTCTAAAATCACAGAAATCGCAGGATCTTCAAATATATTCAATGGTGCAATTGTTTCATACTCTAATGAAATAAAATCACAAGAATTAAATGTAAAAAAAGAGACTCTAGAAAAATTTGGTGCTGTTAGTATTCAAGTTGTTGAAGAGATGTTAGAAGGTGCAATAAAAAAATTTAATGCAGACTATGCAATTGCTGTAAGTGGAGTTGCTGGACCAGATGGTGGAACAAAAAACAAGCCAGTTGGAACAGTAGTTATCGGTATAATGGGGCTTCAAGAAGGTAAAGATATTGAAATATGTCACTTTTCTGGGGCAAGAAATGAGGTTCAAAATAAGGCTGCTGAAAAAAGTTTGCAAAAAATTTCGAAATTTTTTCAAAAAACCCTTGACAAATAA
- a CDS encoding FAD-dependent oxidoreductase, whose protein sequence is MSTKHYQVAIVGGGISGAALFYEIARYTDAKSVCILEKYEDLATLNSKGTSNSQTIHVGDIETNYTLDKAKITKRTAKMIEKFCLQYGLQDKIMFAHQKMALGVGEKEVEFIKNRYEEFKELFPYLELWDKEDLREKEPLLVYADKERTKDRPEPILAMGTQSEYTTVDFGEMTKELVKAGQEQEGVETDVYFNARVDEIEKVGDKYKITTTSGSVYTADFVVVNAGAHSLHLAHKMGYGKHMGSLSMAGSFYITNDTYLNGKVYMVQNPKLPFAALHGDPDILCDGKTRFGPTALALAVLERYKGGKSFFECLKTMNIGGDTIKIFWDLLKDSEIRNYVFRNFLFEVPGINKGLFVKDAQKIVPSLSTDDIEYAKGFGGVRPQVLDKKEQKLMLGEASINPGDGILFNMTPSPGATSCLGNAERDIKIVAEYLNLTFDQDKFLDELTEKED, encoded by the coding sequence ATGAGTACAAAACATTATCAAGTTGCAATTGTAGGTGGTGGAATCTCTGGTGCTGCACTTTTCTACGAAATCGCTAGATATACAGATGCTAAAAGTGTATGTATTTTAGAGAAATATGAAGATTTAGCAACATTAAACTCTAAAGGAACTAGTAACTCTCAAACTATTCACGTAGGTGATATTGAAACTAACTATACTTTAGATAAAGCTAAGATTACAAAAAGAACTGCAAAAATGATTGAAAAGTTCTGTTTACAATATGGGCTTCAAGATAAAATCATGTTTGCTCATCAAAAGATGGCTTTAGGTGTAGGTGAAAAAGAAGTTGAATTTATTAAAAATAGATATGAAGAGTTCAAAGAGTTATTCCCTTACTTAGAGTTATGGGATAAAGAAGACCTAAGAGAAAAAGAACCTTTATTAGTATATGCAGATAAAGAAAGAACAAAAGATAGACCAGAACCAATTTTAGCAATGGGTACTCAAAGTGAGTATACTACTGTTGATTTTGGAGAGATGACTAAAGAATTAGTTAAAGCTGGACAAGAACAAGAAGGTGTTGAAACTGACGTTTATTTCAACGCTAGAGTAGATGAAATTGAAAAAGTAGGTGACAAATATAAAATTACTACAACAAGTGGTTCAGTTTATACTGCTGACTTCGTAGTTGTAAATGCAGGTGCTCACTCATTACACCTTGCACATAAAATGGGATATGGAAAACACATGGGATCACTTTCTATGGCTGGATCTTTCTATATTACTAATGATACATACCTAAATGGTAAAGTTTATATGGTACAAAATCCAAAACTTCCATTTGCAGCCCTTCATGGAGACCCAGATATTCTTTGTGATGGAAAAACTAGATTTGGACCAACTGCATTAGCACTTGCAGTACTTGAAAGATATAAAGGTGGTAAATCTTTCTTCGAATGTTTAAAAACTATGAACATTGGTGGAGATACTATCAAAATTTTCTGGGATTTATTAAAAGATTCAGAAATCAGAAATTATGTATTTAGAAACTTCTTATTTGAAGTTCCAGGAATCAATAAAGGTCTTTTTGTTAAAGATGCACAAAAAATTGTTCCTTCATTAAGTACAGATGATATTGAGTATGCAAAAGGCTTTGGTGGAGTTAGACCACAAGTACTTGATAAAAAAGAGCAAAAACTTATGCTAGGTGAAGCTTCTATTAATCCAGGTGATGGAATCTTATTTAATATGACTCCATCTCCAGGTGCTACATCTTGTTTAGGTAATGCAGAAAGAGATATTAAAATTGTTGCAGAATATCTTAATTTAACATTCGATCAAGATAAGTTCTTAGACGAATTAACAGAAAAAGAAGACTAA